A region of Streptomyces sp. TG1A-60 DNA encodes the following proteins:
- a CDS encoding pitrilysin family protein, giving the protein MTDLATMDFHPQPQAGEARPWAFPAPERGTLDNGMTVLRCHRPGQQVVAVEVLLDAPLDAEPAGLDGVATIMTRAFSEGTDKHSAEEFAAELERCGATLDSHADHPGVRLSLEVPVSRLAKALGLLADALRAPAFADSEIERLVANRLDEIPHETANPGRRAAKELSKQLFPADSRMSRPRQGTEETVEGIDSAAVRAFYERHVRPATATAVVVGDLTGVDLDAVLGDTLGAWTSSPAKPRPVPSVTADDTGRVIIVDRPGSVQTQLLIGRVGADRHDRVWPAQVLGTYCLGGTLTSRLDRVLREEKGYTYGVRAFGQVLRSAPDGSGTAMLAVSGSVDTPNTGPALDDLWTVLRTLAAEGLTDAERDVAVQNLVGVAPLKFETAAAVASTLADQVEQYLPDDYQSTLYRQLAATGTVEATVAAVSAFPVDRLVTVLVGDAAAIEEPVRALGIGEVTVVPAE; this is encoded by the coding sequence GTGACCGATCTCGCGACCATGGACTTCCACCCGCAGCCCCAGGCCGGCGAGGCCAGGCCCTGGGCCTTCCCGGCGCCCGAGCGCGGCACCCTGGACAACGGCATGACCGTGCTGCGCTGCCACCGTCCCGGCCAGCAGGTCGTCGCCGTCGAGGTGCTCCTCGACGCGCCTCTGGACGCCGAGCCGGCCGGCCTCGACGGCGTCGCCACCATCATGACCAGGGCGTTCTCCGAGGGCACCGACAAGCACTCCGCCGAGGAGTTCGCCGCCGAGCTGGAGCGTTGCGGCGCCACCCTGGACTCGCACGCGGACCACCCCGGTGTACGCCTGTCCCTGGAAGTGCCCGTGTCCCGGTTGGCGAAGGCGCTCGGCCTGCTCGCCGACGCCCTGCGGGCACCCGCGTTCGCCGACAGCGAGATCGAGCGGCTGGTGGCAAACCGGCTCGACGAGATCCCGCACGAGACGGCCAACCCGGGCCGCCGGGCGGCGAAGGAGCTGTCCAAGCAGCTGTTTCCGGCCGACTCGCGCATGTCGCGCCCCCGCCAGGGCACCGAGGAGACCGTCGAGGGCATCGACTCCGCGGCCGTACGCGCCTTCTACGAGAGGCACGTGCGCCCCGCGACGGCCACCGCCGTGGTCGTCGGCGACCTCACCGGTGTCGACCTCGACGCGGTGCTCGGCGACACCCTGGGCGCCTGGACCAGCTCCCCGGCCAAGCCGCGCCCGGTGCCGTCGGTGACCGCCGACGACACCGGGCGGGTGATCATCGTGGACCGTCCCGGCTCCGTCCAGACCCAGTTGCTCATCGGCCGAGTGGGCGCCGACCGGCACGACCGCGTGTGGCCGGCCCAGGTGCTCGGCACCTACTGCCTCGGCGGCACCCTCACCTCCCGTCTGGACCGGGTCCTGCGCGAGGAGAAGGGCTACACCTACGGCGTGCGCGCGTTCGGCCAGGTGCTGCGCTCGGCGCCCGACGGCTCGGGCACCGCGATGCTAGCCGTCAGCGGCTCGGTCGACACGCCGAACACCGGGCCGGCGCTCGACGACCTGTGGACGGTGCTGCGCACCCTCGCCGCCGAGGGTCTGACCGACGCCGAGCGCGACGTCGCCGTACAGAACCTCGTCGGGGTCGCCCCCCTCAAGTTCGAGACCGCCGCGGCCGTGGCGAGCACACTGGCCGACCAGGTCGAGCAGTACCTGCCGGACGACTACCAGTCGACGCTCTACCGGCAACTCGCCGCCACCGGCACGGTGGAGGCCACCGTGGCCGCCGTGAGCGCCTTCCCGGTGGACCGTCTGGTGACCGTCCTCGTCGGCGACGCCGCCGCGATCGAGGAGCCGGTCAGGGCCCTCGGTATCGGCGAAGTCACCGTCGTACCGGCGGAGTAG
- a CDS encoding pitrilysin family protein has translation MPMGHTATAEAGSGGLTVKEHRLDNGLRVVLSEDHLTPVAAVCLWYDVGSRHEVEGRTGLAHLFEHLMFQGSGQVQGNGHFELVQGAGGSLNGTTSWERTNYFETMPTHQLELALWLEADRMGSLLVALDQKNLDNQRDVVKNERRQRYDNVPYGTAFERIFRLAYPEGHPYRHTPIGSMDDLEAASLEDARQFFRTYYAPNNAVLSIVGDIDPDQTLAWVEKYFGSIPSYDGKPEPRSGALPDVVGEQLREVVEENVPARALMAAYRLPEDGTRGCDAADLALTILGGGESSRLYNRLVRRDRTAVAAGFGLLRLAGAPSMAWLDVKTSGDVEVPVIEAAVDEELARFAAEGPTAEEMERAQAQLEREWLDRLGTVAGRADELCRFAVLFGDPKLALTAVDRVLEVTAEEVQEVAKARLRPDNRAVLVYEPVAGDEEEEAAAAQAAETTDENEESEK, from the coding sequence ATGCCCATGGGTCACACGGCCACAGCCGAGGCAGGCTCCGGAGGCCTGACAGTGAAGGAGCACCGCCTGGACAACGGCCTGCGCGTGGTGCTCTCCGAGGACCACCTGACCCCGGTCGCCGCGGTGTGCCTCTGGTACGACGTCGGCTCGCGCCACGAGGTCGAGGGCCGCACAGGTCTCGCCCACCTCTTCGAGCACCTGATGTTCCAGGGCTCCGGGCAGGTACAGGGCAACGGGCACTTCGAGCTGGTCCAGGGCGCGGGCGGTTCGCTGAACGGCACGACCAGCTGGGAGCGCACCAACTACTTCGAGACCATGCCCACCCACCAGCTGGAGCTCGCGCTCTGGCTGGAGGCCGACCGCATGGGCAGCCTGCTGGTCGCGCTCGACCAGAAGAACCTGGACAACCAGCGGGACGTCGTCAAGAACGAGCGTCGGCAGCGCTACGACAACGTGCCGTACGGCACCGCCTTCGAGCGGATCTTCCGCCTGGCCTACCCGGAGGGCCACCCCTACCGCCACACGCCGATCGGCTCGATGGACGACCTGGAGGCGGCGAGCCTGGAGGACGCCCGCCAGTTCTTCCGGACGTACTACGCGCCCAACAACGCCGTCCTGTCGATCGTCGGCGACATCGACCCGGACCAGACGCTCGCCTGGGTCGAGAAGTACTTCGGCTCCATCCCCTCCTACGACGGCAAACCCGAACCGCGGAGCGGCGCGCTGCCCGACGTCGTGGGCGAGCAACTGCGCGAGGTCGTCGAGGAGAACGTGCCCGCGCGCGCGTTGATGGCCGCCTACCGCCTGCCGGAGGACGGCACGCGCGGGTGCGACGCGGCCGACCTGGCGCTCACGATCCTCGGCGGCGGCGAGTCCTCCCGCCTGTACAACCGGCTCGTACGCCGTGACCGTACGGCCGTGGCGGCAGGGTTCGGTCTGCTGCGGCTGGCCGGCGCGCCCTCCATGGCGTGGCTGGACGTGAAGACCTCGGGCGATGTCGAGGTACCCGTCATCGAGGCCGCCGTCGACGAGGAGCTCGCCCGGTTCGCCGCGGAGGGCCCCACGGCGGAGGAGATGGAGCGTGCCCAGGCCCAGTTGGAGCGCGAGTGGCTGGACCGGCTGGGCACGGTCGCGGGCCGCGCCGACGAACTGTGCCGGTTCGCGGTCCTGTTCGGCGACCCGAAGCTCGCCCTCACCGCCGTCGACCGCGTGTTGGAGGTGACGGCCGAAGAGGTCCAGGAGGTCGCCAAGGCGCGCCTGCGGCCCGACAACCGCGCGGTGCTCGTCTACGAGCCCGTCGCCGGCGACGAGGAAGAGGAGGCCGCCGCGGCGCAGGCCGCCGAAACCACCGACGAGAACGAGGAGTCGGAGAAGTGA
- a CDS encoding DNA topoisomerase IV subunit A, with amino-acid sequence MARRSTKTPPPDDAYEERILDIDVVDEMQGSFLEYAYSVIYSRALPDARDGLKPVHRRIVYQMNEMGLRPDRGYVKCARVVGEVMGKLHPHGDSSIYDALVRLAQPFSMRLPLVDGHGNFGSLGNDDPPAAMRYTECRMADATSLMTESIEENTVDFAPNYDGQEQEPVALPAAFPNLLVNGASGIAVGMATNMPPHNLSEVITAARHLIRHPNADLDTLMKHVPGPDLPTGGRIVGLSGVRDAYETGRGTFKIRATVAVENVTARRKGLVVTELPFTVGPEKVIAKIKDLVGSKKLQGIADVKDLTDRQHGLRLVIEIKNGFVPEAVLEQLYKLTPMEESFGINNVALVDGQPLTLGLKELLEVYLDHRFNVVRRRSEFRRGKKRDRLHLVEGLLTALVDIDEVIRLIRSSENSAQAKERLMERFSLSDIQTQYILDTPLRRLTKFDRIELESERDRLNAEIAELTRILDSDAELRKLVSSELASVAKKFGTERRTVLLESSGASVATVPLQVADDPCRVLLSSTGLLARTAGGESFAGGDGKRAKHDVIVSAVPATARGEVGVVTSTGRLLRLSVVDLPQLPETAAAPGLSGGAPLAEFLSLQDGETAICLTTLDESSPGLAIGTEQGVVKRVVADYPSNKEELEVITLKEGDRIVGAVELRTGEEDLVFITDDAQLLRYQASQVRPQGRPAGGMTGIKLTEGAKVISFTAVDPAADAVVFTVAGSRGTLDDSVQTTAKLTPFDQYPRKGRATGGVRCQRFLRGEDCLSIAWAGPAPARAAQKNGTPADLPEMDPRRDGSGVSLGKTVSSVAGPV; translated from the coding sequence ATGGCCCGCCGCAGCACGAAGACCCCGCCGCCCGACGACGCGTACGAGGAGCGGATCCTCGACATCGACGTCGTCGACGAGATGCAGGGCTCCTTCCTGGAGTACGCGTACTCGGTCATCTACTCCCGAGCCCTGCCGGACGCCCGGGACGGCCTGAAGCCGGTGCACCGCCGGATCGTCTACCAGATGAACGAGATGGGCCTGCGCCCCGACCGCGGCTATGTGAAGTGCGCCCGCGTCGTCGGCGAGGTCATGGGTAAGTTGCACCCGCACGGCGACTCCTCGATCTACGACGCCCTGGTGCGCCTCGCCCAGCCCTTCTCCATGCGGCTCCCCCTGGTCGACGGCCACGGCAACTTCGGCTCGCTGGGCAACGACGACCCGCCGGCCGCCATGCGGTACACCGAGTGCCGGATGGCCGACGCGACGAGCCTGATGACGGAGTCGATCGAGGAGAACACGGTCGACTTCGCGCCCAACTACGACGGCCAGGAGCAGGAGCCGGTGGCGCTGCCCGCCGCATTCCCGAACCTGCTGGTGAACGGCGCGTCGGGCATCGCCGTCGGCATGGCCACCAACATGCCGCCGCACAACCTGAGCGAGGTCATCACCGCCGCCCGCCACCTCATCAGGCACCCGAACGCCGACCTGGACACGCTGATGAAGCACGTGCCGGGCCCCGACCTGCCCACCGGCGGCCGGATCGTCGGTCTCTCCGGGGTCAGGGACGCGTACGAGACGGGCCGCGGCACCTTCAAGATCCGCGCCACGGTGGCCGTGGAGAACGTGACGGCCCGCCGCAAGGGCCTCGTCGTCACCGAACTGCCCTTCACCGTCGGCCCGGAGAAGGTGATCGCCAAGATCAAGGACCTGGTCGGCTCGAAGAAGCTGCAGGGCATCGCCGACGTCAAGGACCTCACCGACCGCCAGCACGGCCTGCGTCTCGTCATCGAGATCAAGAACGGCTTCGTGCCTGAGGCCGTTCTCGAGCAGCTCTACAAGCTGACGCCGATGGAGGAGTCCTTCGGCATCAACAACGTGGCCCTGGTCGACGGCCAGCCCCTCACTCTGGGCCTCAAGGAGCTCCTGGAGGTCTACCTCGACCACCGCTTCAACGTCGTCCGCCGCCGCTCGGAGTTCCGCCGGGGCAAGAAGCGTGACCGTCTGCACCTGGTCGAGGGCCTGCTCACGGCCCTGGTCGACATCGACGAGGTCATCCGCCTGATCCGCTCCAGCGAGAACTCCGCGCAGGCCAAGGAGCGCCTGATGGAGCGTTTCTCCCTGTCGGACATCCAGACGCAGTACATCCTCGACACCCCGCTGCGCCGCCTCACCAAGTTCGACCGCATCGAGCTGGAGTCCGAGAGGGACAGGCTCAACGCCGAGATCGCGGAGCTGACCCGCATCCTGGATTCGGACGCGGAGCTGCGCAAGCTCGTCTCCTCCGAACTGGCCTCGGTGGCGAAGAAGTTCGGCACCGAGCGCCGTACGGTGCTGCTGGAGTCCTCGGGCGCCTCGGTGGCGACGGTCCCGCTCCAGGTGGCGGACGACCCGTGCCGGGTGCTTCTGTCGTCGACGGGTCTGCTGGCCCGTACGGCGGGCGGCGAGTCCTTCGCGGGCGGGGACGGCAAGCGCGCCAAGCACGACGTCATCGTCTCCGCCGTCCCCGCGACGGCCCGGGGCGAGGTCGGCGTGGTGACCTCCACGGGCCGTCTGCTGCGCCTGAGCGTGGTCGATCTGCCGCAGCTGCCGGAGACGGCGGCGGCGCCCGGCCTCTCGGGCGGCGCCCCGCTCGCGGAGTTCCTCTCCCTCCAGGACGGCGAGACGGCCATCTGTCTGACGACGCTCGACGAGTCGTCGCCCGGCCTGGCCATCGGCACCGAGCAGGGCGTCGTCAAGCGCGTGGTCGCCGACTACCCCTCCAACAAGGAGGAGCTGGAGGTCATCACCCTCAAGGAGGGCGACCGGATCGTCGGCGCCGTCGAGCTGCGCACCGGCGAGGAGGATCTGGTCTTCATCACGGACGACGCGCAGCTGCTGCGCTACCAGGCCTCCCAGGTCCGCCCGCAGGGCCGTCCGGCCGGCGGTATGACCGGCATCAAGCTCACCGAGGGCGCCAAGGTCATCTCCTTCACGGCCGTCGACCCGGCCGCGGACGCCGTCGTCTTCACGGTGGCGGGCTCCCGGGGCACGCTCGACGACTCCGTCCAGACCACCGCCAAGCTCACCCCGTTCGACCAGTACCCCCGCAAGGGCCGCGCCACGGGCGGCGTCCGCTGCCAGCGGTTCCTCAGGGGCGAGGACTGCCTGTCCATCGCCTGGGCGGGCCCCGCCCCGGCCCGCGCCGCCCAGAAGAACGGCACCCCGGCCGACCTCCCCGAGATGGACCCGCGCCGCGACGGCTCGGGCGTGTCCCTGGGCAAGACGGTGTCGTCGGTGGCGGGGCCGGTGTGA
- a CDS encoding GTP-binding protein, producing the protein MQSPSPSPQGARQIPVVVLAGFLGSGKTTLLNHLLHRSGGSRIGAVVNDFGAIEIDVMAVAGALGDSTVSLGNGCLCCAVDVSELDVCLGRLAEPAAGIDVIVIEASGLAEPRELVRMVLASENPRVVYGGLVEVVDAAEFLETRQRHPETDRHLAIADLVVVNKLDRAEDGERVLSLVRSLSDRAAVVPATYGRVDPEFLFDCRPSEERIGQLSFDDLHRHTHGEDGDDHVGHLHSGYDSVAFVSGVPLHPRRLMDFLDSRPDGLYRIKGYVDFGPYDLRNRYAVHAVGRFLRFYPEPWTGGDENGDESRLSQLVLIGSGIDGTALSKELEACKDDAPHADEHSMWGVLRYVQEAEAEEPDVPEGPYDGL; encoded by the coding sequence ATTCAGAGTCCGAGTCCGAGTCCGCAGGGGGCGCGGCAGATCCCGGTCGTCGTCCTCGCCGGGTTTCTCGGTTCGGGTAAGACCACCCTGCTCAATCACCTCCTCCACCGCAGCGGTGGCAGCCGTATCGGTGCTGTCGTCAATGACTTCGGAGCCATCGAGATCGACGTGATGGCGGTGGCCGGGGCACTCGGGGACTCCACCGTGTCGTTGGGCAACGGGTGTCTGTGCTGTGCCGTCGACGTCAGTGAGCTGGATGTCTGTCTGGGGCGGCTTGCCGAGCCCGCCGCCGGGATCGATGTCATCGTCATTGAGGCCAGTGGTCTCGCGGAACCGCGGGAACTCGTGCGGATGGTGCTCGCCAGTGAGAATCCCCGGGTGGTGTACGGCGGGCTCGTCGAAGTCGTCGACGCGGCCGAGTTCCTCGAGACCCGGCAGCGCCATCCCGAGACGGACCGGCATCTCGCCATCGCCGACCTCGTCGTCGTCAACAAGCTCGACCGGGCCGAGGACGGGGAGCGCGTCCTGTCGCTCGTCCGCTCGCTCAGTGACCGTGCGGCCGTGGTGCCCGCCACCTACGGGCGGGTCGATCCCGAGTTCCTCTTCGACTGCCGGCCCTCAGAGGAGCGCATCGGCCAGCTCTCCTTCGACGACCTGCATCGGCACACCCATGGCGAGGACGGGGACGACCACGTCGGGCATCTGCACTCCGGCTACGACAGCGTCGCCTTCGTCTCCGGCGTTCCGTTGCATCCCCGCCGGCTCATGGACTTCCTCGACAGCAGGCCCGATGGGCTCTACCGCATCAAGGGGTACGTCGACTTCGGGCCGTACGACCTCCGGAACCGTTACGCCGTGCATGCCGTCGGGCGTTTCTTGCGGTTCTATCCCGAGCCCTGGACGGGCGGTGACGAGAACGGTGACGAGAGCCGTCTCAGTCAGCTCGTGCTCATCGGATCGGGGATCGACGGCACGGCCCTGAGCAAGGAGCTGGAGGCCTGCAAGGACGACGCCCCACACGCCGACGAACACAGCATGTGGGGCGTCCTGCGCTACGTACAGGAGGCGGAGGCCGAGGAGCCCGACGTACCCGAGGGCCCGTACGACGGTCTCTGA
- a CDS encoding DUF6082 family protein, with amino-acid sequence MITQNIGTGRWGSAARQRLASTAHALAKRSSRQRKRAALAEQHRLHFDLLCRAMADPALAAVLDTYESDTPPERQRQYLFANALYVNALYFHRIGALSLPELYGHLRVMSRNTIFRDYWAATRHHRESLPDTSDEAALGEMMNRLVEEMNKLVEEHDDGDEWWVIGQPPDE; translated from the coding sequence ATGATCACACAGAACATTGGGACAGGGAGGTGGGGCTCCGCCGCCCGGCAGAGGCTTGCGTCGACCGCGCACGCCCTGGCGAAGCGAAGCTCCCGACAGCGCAAGCGCGCCGCACTCGCCGAGCAACACCGACTGCACTTCGACCTGCTGTGCAGGGCCATGGCCGACCCCGCGCTGGCCGCCGTGCTCGATACCTATGAGAGCGACACCCCACCGGAGCGACAGCGTCAGTACCTCTTCGCCAACGCTCTCTACGTCAACGCCCTGTACTTTCACCGCATCGGGGCGCTCAGTCTGCCGGAGCTGTACGGACACCTGCGGGTGATGTCCCGCAACACGATCTTCCGGGACTACTGGGCCGCCACCCGTCATCACCGGGAGAGCCTGCCGGACACATCCGACGAAGCGGCGCTCGGCGAGATGATGAACCGTCTGGTGGAGGAAATGAACAAACTGGTCGAGGAGCACGACGACGGTGACGAATGGTGGGTCATAGGGCAACCGCCGGACGAGTGA